CCGAGCTGGGCCTGAACCTCAAGGTCGTGGCCGCGCTGGGCGATGATGTCCTGGAGGCGTTGGCGCCTGAGCAAATGCTGGATAACGGCCAGACTGTCGGCTCCTTGGGTGAGCGGTTGATATCCGCGAACGCCTACTTGGGCGTGGACGGCATTCTTGAAGCCCTGCGCGCCGACGCCGATGTGGTGATCACCGGGCGTGTGGCGGACCCTTCATTGTTCCTCGCGCCGCAAATGTTTGAGTTCGGCTGGGCGGCGGATGACTGGCCGCGCCTGGGGCGCGGTACGTTGGTCGGGCATTTGCTCGAATGTGCCGGCCAAGTCAGCGGCGGTTATTTTGCCGACCCCGGTTTCAAGGATGTGGATGACTTGGCGCGCCTGGGTTTCCCCTTGGCCGAAATCGATGCCGATGGCGAAGCGCTGATCACCAAGGTTGCCGGCACCGGCGGACGGGTCAGCCGCGCCACCTGCACGGAACAATTGATCTATGAAGTGCATGATCCGGCGGCGTACCTCACGCCGGATGTCACCGCCGATTTTTCCGGGGTGGGGTTTGTCGAAGAGGGCGTTGACCGCGTACGTGCCCAGGGTGCCGATGGGCGTGCGCGGCCCGAGCAATTGAAGGTCAGCGTCGGCTATCTGGACGGCTGGATCGGCGAGGGGCAGATGTCTTACGGTGGTCCGGGCGCTGTCGCACGGGCACAACTGGCGCGGGATGTCGTACTCAAGCGTCTGGAGTTGATGGGCGTGAAGATGCAGGACGTGCGCGCCGAGTTGATCGGCATGGATTCGCTCCACGGCCCGCGCAGCCGGGTCGAACCCTGGGAAGTGCGCCTGCGCGTGGCGGCCCGCTGTGAAGTGCGCAGCGAGGCGGTACGGGTCGGCAATGAAGTGGAAACGCTTTACACCAACGGCCCGTCGGGCGGCGGCGGTGCCAGCAAAAGTGTGCGTCAGGTGGTGGCGGTGGCGTCGTTGCTGCTGCCCCGTGGCGCGGTCAACCCGAGGATCGAAGCATGAAACTGCACACGCTGGCCCATTCCCGCACCGGGGACAAGGGCGACACTTCGAACATCTCGATCATTGCCTATCGCGCCGAGGACTATCCATTACTGTGCGAGCAACTCACGGCTGAGCGCGTGGCTGAGTTTTTCAGCGGCTTGCTGGAACCAGGCGCGGCGCCGGTGCGCCGGTATGCGTTGCCGACTGTGCAGGCGCTGAACTTTGTGCTGCCGGGGATCTTGCGCGGCGGCGTCACGCGTTCGCT
The genomic region above belongs to Pseudomonas poae and contains:
- a CDS encoding DUF1446 domain-containing protein; this encodes MKTLRIGSGAGYSGDRIEPAVELAEQGDLDYLVFECLAERTIALAQQARISDPQGGYDPLLSERMRRVLPYVGQHEGRRRLRVITNMGAANPLAAVIEVRRIATELGLNLKVVAALGDDVLEALAPEQMLDNGQTVGSLGERLISANAYLGVDGILEALRADADVVITGRVADPSLFLAPQMFEFGWAADDWPRLGRGTLVGHLLECAGQVSGGYFADPGFKDVDDLARLGFPLAEIDADGEALITKVAGTGGRVSRATCTEQLIYEVHDPAAYLTPDVTADFSGVGFVEEGVDRVRAQGADGRARPEQLKVSVGYLDGWIGEGQMSYGGPGAVARAQLARDVVLKRLELMGVKMQDVRAELIGMDSLHGPRSRVEPWEVRLRVAARCEVRSEAVRVGNEVETLYTNGPSGGGGASKSVRQVVAVASLLLPRGAVNPRIEA